In Aspergillus nidulans FGSC A4 chromosome II, the genomic stretch TTACGATATGAGGGTGACCCTCTAACGTCGACACAGATCGAAATTGAGTCCGTCTGGGAATCTGACGGTAGATATTTCTAAACGACCACATCCTATAATCAAAACGAGAAGGGTAAGTTAATTCAGTGATTGAGTTGTAGAGTGTGTCTCGAAGCTCAACTATTTTTGATGACGTAGAATCAAACAGGACAAACTTATGCTCATGTGACTCTAGCTTTGCTTCTCAGCCTTTGACTTGAGATTGAATTCATCCGCCCATTGCATGAGACGAGCGAGGTGTTCTCTCCAGGCGAACAGGAGCCATGTTGTTTAGACCATTTCTGTTTTGATTCCGCATTCAGCGTGCTTGGACGGCGTTTGGCATCTAACCGGGAGCTAGGTGGTGTTTGTCTCGAGCCCCTCTCCGCGGTACCTGAGATGAACTCGCTTTGTTGCAGATCGTGAAGCTCTTGTGAAAATTCATTTATTCTTTCCTGCCTTACTGGCACTCGCCTACCATTATTCCTACTCAAGTCTCCCCAATAGGCACCACATATAACAGCGCAATGGCGACGCCGTCTTCCAAACCGAATCCAGGAGCAACTCCAACGCACCTCACCTCGTCACCTCGTCCATCCGGCGGACCTATGCATCGAGCGATGTCGCTTAAATCTCCATCTACGAGGACGCCCTCAGCGTCAGGCCACGGCCAATTGAACCAGCCCGCGTCGACGCAACAATATGCCACCCCATTGGCGGTCACCGCGGAGAACGATAACGCCATCTCGTTTAGCTCGCCTTCTGCTCTACTACTTGGAGCCTATCCCGGGATCAGCCCATCACCCGCCGTCCACGATGCGTTGGTTGGTACAGGGATGAATGATAGTGACATCCAGGCCTTGGGAATGCCGGGTTTGAAGCTAGGGGCTGCCCGGGATAACGACGAGGAGCGCCGAAGGCATATTATCGAGGTAGTTCAGAAATTGCGGGAGCGAGTGGCTGGCCGAGGCGTTAGCAGGAAGGGTATTGAGCGACTAAGTCATCTCGAGCGCTTTGAGTCGATCTGGCAGGACGATAATTTGAACATTGCCGGCAATTTTGTCGACCTCGAAATCGATTTCTACCGCGGACAAAACGTGGTTAGAGATGTTAGCTTGAAATACGCCACCCCAGATACCGCCGACGGGGAACGTCGCGAAGAGGCTACAGCTATTCTGAAGCGCGATCTGGTACAAACGCCAGAGGACGGCGCGCGGGGCGACTGGAAGAGCCTCGACAACTTTCACAAGAACCTACAGTGGCTGGCACGGCATGATAAACTTAGCGAAGAGGTGAATTGCTTCGAGGCCATCGAAGGGCTCTACGAAAGTTTGAAACGACTATGGAATGAGGAAAGCTCGCAACGTAAATTTGGGGGTGATTATGAGCATATCTGCAGCGGCGGAATTGGGCGGCCAAGCCTTCATAGGGGTAGTCGAGTCGGCCTTTGGTTAGACTACTGGGTGCCGCGCGCCCGGGTCATGGACGCGAAGCAGCGGAAATCAGCGGATGCGATGGATATTGACCAATCTGAAAATTCCGCTAATGGTGAACTCAGCGGCGGAAATGGCGAATGGAGAATCGCGGTCGAGTGTGAAGAGGGTTATCCGTCACTTCGCGTGTCGAAAGACTGGCTCGGGTCCGAGGTCTTTACTACGGCCCATGATGATGCAGAAGCGTCAGCATCAGACAGCGCGACCCTCGAGGTCAGGGTAATCAACTGGGCCGAACCACCGCCGGCTCTGAATGGCAACCAAAGCTCATCAGGAAATATGGATCTTGACTCCAACATGCTGGGATCATCTTCCCCGAACCGACGATTCGTTGCTAGGTTGGAGCCAGCTCTAGACATCCCGTTTCTGGTAGCCACCGAAGTCTACCGGCACCTCGGTATCCAAATGCCGCAAGATTTCAGGCTTTCGACGTACGATGGACTGCTGGCCCCCGGGTGGTCTCTGGGCTCAGAAGATTCCCACATTGATCgaaagagaagcaagataTCTGTACAATCgttcgat encodes the following:
- a CDS encoding RNA polymerase II mediator complex middle subunit MED1 (transcript_id=CADANIAT00004513); protein product: MATPSSKPNPGATPTHLTSSPRPSGGPMHRAMSLKSPSTRTPSASGHGQLNQPASTQQYATPLAVTAENDNAISFSSPSALLLGAYPGISPSPAVHDALVGTGMNDSDIQALGMPGLKLGAARDNDEERRRHIIEVVQKLRERVAGRGVSRKGIERLSHLERFESIWQDDNLNIAGNFVDLEIDFYRGQNVVRDVSLKYATPDTADGERREEATAILKRDLVQTPEDGARGDWKSLDNFHKNLQWLARHDKLSEEVNCFEAIEGLYESLKRLWNEESSQRKFGGDYEHICSGGIGRPSLHRGSRVGLWLDYWVPRARVMDAKQRKSADAMDIDQSENSANGELSGGNGEWRIAVECEEGYPSLRVSKDWLGSEVFTTAHDDAEASASDSATLEVRVINWAEPPPALNGNQSSSGNMDLDSNMLGSSSPNRRFVARLEPALDIPFLVATEVYRHLGIQMPQDFRLSTYDGLLAPGWSLGSEDSHIDRKRSKISVQSFDEEGKPCIKRHSYSFQTFEPTSGKTLRNLPFSHPRQLADVLPTLRQYALLANMIQGTFPSHDRVKPEREKPKSIVQPQDEKYKTTRNGDITILTNENPNEKKLNMLLGLADDLKLEDEVQESGSDELKVDVTLRTQLGQAPLIMLLFTVNRASSSIHGPEHSVSKVSIAFEIGLNARVSVVEVTGLLDDENSSTSNASPDTQAAEDPTRELQAKLAYVLETSQDIGVLVEWVLRWLSANNIPIEK